Genomic segment of Rhodocaloribacter litoris:
AAGAGCGGGCCACGGTCCAGCCCGAGGCCGAGGCCGCGTGAACGCAGATACCGGGCCGATCCGTTGAGGCTGATGACGGCCGCCGGGCAGTGCCCGGCCCGGGCCAGCACGAACTCCTCCGTGTGCAGATCGAGCACGCCGTAGACGACGGAGATGAAGACGTTCTTCTCCAGGGAGCTGGCCAGCGCCACGTTGGCGTGGTGGAGAAAGTCGCACGGAGAAGGGGCCAGGCGGCTGACCGACTGGAAGATGCCCTGCATCTCGGCCATGTAAAACGCGGCGGACGTGCCTTTTCCGGACACGTCCGCGACGATGACGGCGAGGCGGTGGTCGTCGAGCCGGGCGAAGTCGTAGTAGTCGCCCCCCACTTCGAGGGCCGAGACGCTGGAGGCGGCCAGCGTCATGCCGGGCAGCACGGGCAGGCGTTGCGGGAGCAGCTTCCGTTGCACCGCCCGCGCGATGGCCAGCTCACGGGCCAGGCGCTCCTTTTCGAGTTGTTCTTCGAAAAGGCGGGCGTTGTCGAGGGCGAGGGCGGCCTGCGCGGCGAAGACGCTGATGGCTTCCACGTCATCCTGCTCGAAGCCGTGGGTGACTTCCTTCGTGGCAAAGAGGGCCCCGAGCACCTGATCGCGCGCCAGCAGCGGCACCACGAGCAGGCTGCCCAGGCCGTCCCCCGCCCGCGCGTCGACGCGGTGATCGGCCAGGGCCTGGTGCAGCACCAGGGGCGCCCGGCTCCCCCGAACCTCGTCGAAGAGGGCCTGCACGTCCACCAGCCGTTCGATCCGTTCCGGCGTCATGCCATGCGCGGCCACGATCCGGGGCTCCAGCGTGCCATGCTCCAGGTCCGGCAACGCCAGCCAGGATGCCTGCGCCGAGCACGCATCGATCGGCGAGGCGGCAATCGTGGTGAAAAGCTTCTCGGAATCGAAAACCTGGCTGACCAGATGGGAGAGCGAGTGCATCGTCGCCATCTCGCCCGCCTTCCGCTGGAAGTCGCTCGTGGTGGGCAGGTGGAAAAGCAGCGACAGGAACGCCGTGGTGCAGTAGAGGATGCCGAAATAGACGGCCAGCCCCGTAAAGATGGCCAGCGGGTAACTGTAGTAGAGCATGGAGCGGACCGCGCCCGGCACCAGCTCGAAGCCGTCCTCGGTGCTGCCGTCGATGCCGGCCAGCCCGATGAGCAGGATCAGGAGCAGAAACGCCATGCCGCTGGTGGCCATCTTGGCCCGGAACGAGAGCGTCACGATCCAGGAAAGGCGAAACGAGTTGACCACCATGAAGACGACCGCGGGAATGATGGCCAGGCCCTGCAACAGAAGCACCTCCTCACGCGGCGACCTCATGAAGCCCGAAAGGGCCGCCAGCACCATGAAACCGATCATCAGGTTCCAGTTGCGCTGGCTGCTCCGGGTCCGTTTGACGAGCACCAGTTCCCGGAAGCGAAGCAGCAGGATGAAGGCGAACGTCGTCTTCAAAAGCGCCAGCAGGCCCACCTTGAACGGCACCGACGGGGCCAGCGGCAGGGCGTTTTCCATGCTGAAGCCGACGATGCCCACCGGCGGGATCCGCGTGACGAGATAGCCCAGCAGCACGTAGAGCCCTCCCAGCAGCAGCGTC
This window contains:
- a CDS encoding PP2C family protein-serine/threonine phosphatase, with protein sequence MQYVLLGTLWGVCYVLALGYHLLLWNTGEPAGLLVEGVYHVVVLTGYAAFWFLLSLLFRHRRSEPGRIFWTTLLLGGLYVLLGYLVTRIPPVGIVGFSMENALPLAPSVPFKVGLLALLKTTFAFILLLRFRELVLVKRTRSSQRNWNLMIGFMVLAALSGFMRSPREEVLLLQGLAIIPAVVFMVVNSFRLSWIVTLSFRAKMATSGMAFLLLILLIGLAGIDGSTEDGFELVPGAVRSMLYYSYPLAIFTGLAVYFGILYCTTAFLSLLFHLPTTSDFQRKAGEMATMHSLSHLVSQVFDSEKLFTTIAASPIDACSAQASWLALPDLEHGTLEPRIVAAHGMTPERIERLVDVQALFDEVRGSRAPLVLHQALADHRVDARAGDGLGSLLVVPLLARDQVLGALFATKEVTHGFEQDDVEAISVFAAQAALALDNARLFEEQLEKERLARELAIARAVQRKLLPQRLPVLPGMTLAASSVSALEVGGDYYDFARLDDHRLAVIVADVSGKGTSAAFYMAEMQGIFQSVSRLAPSPCDFLHHANVALASSLEKNVFISVVYGVLDLHTEEFVLARAGHCPAAVISLNGSARYLRSRGLGLGLDRGPLFRKMLAEERIRLQPGDVFVLYTDGIVESRNAAGEEYGYDRLLRVLAEHRHEDATDLHAALLDDLNTFLGEKEYDDDMTLVVLKWHGIRLDQPGPVTGERRAGRPAVEQPAAGEVSTG